Proteins from a genomic interval of Zingiber officinale cultivar Zhangliang chromosome 2A, Zo_v1.1, whole genome shotgun sequence:
- the LOC122042540 gene encoding E3 ubiquitin-protein ligase WAV3-like — protein MGTGGWRRAFCTAVRRDPGVTEAAGEKKQAGDCEKQPQHRAGPSHALSCAKLSFFSGGGDGCGASPELRCRTKSNGCSDAPTPTMSTRTSTAAAVATTARRRSSPALFHRKASSAPSSLRSASEFGLLQHLSKSRCRICWQSLRASQDVPVFTAECSHAFHFPCIIAHVRTHGSVACPICSAAWRQAPFLSAVQRQEEDTEQVIDGEADNRNPNRRTSGRSSRSTAGGREPIKIYDDDESLLLALPKPNQGGVRFNPIPEVANEDEECSGEKGSEREDEFHGLLAGTRRATPRSRAGGVHVTVMPQTALLSKGQRHWNYVVAIKVKAPALRPSKLLDQTRGRAPIDLVMVLDVSYGMAGEKLQMQKRAMRLVVSSLGSADRLSIVAFSASAGPKRLLPLRRMSRRGQRAARHIAERLVAVDPSGESASIGDALRKATKVLEDRRERNPVATIMLLSDAGRNLEEPKDKLTHSPRGPVAANTRFAHLEIPAGFPKKQSEVPSEDAFIKCVGGLVSVVMQDVCVHLEFPSGEIRAVYPSGGGDSDVTIGTGSSVLRLGDLYAEEERELLVELRMAVTGEQQIERHCLSAKCKYRDPATHNLSFDEEQLVPLPPLRPDLRDAASLWLRNAFVTTRAMVDSKRQVEDSEFTTAHRLLSSARALVLQSATDAQDSHLVRLLDAELAEVQRRREVHVAHPKEEAISQAERHRQRRGPAEVREESLTPTSAWRAAEQLAKVAIMRKSLNRVSDLHGFENARF, from the exons ATGGGAACGGGAGGGTGGCGGAGAGCCTTCTGCACGGCGGTCCGACGGGATCCCGGCGTGACGGAGGCGGCGGGGGAGAAGAAGCAAGCAGGTGATTGCGAGAAGCAGCCGCAGCATCGTGCCGGACCCAGCCACGCGTTGAGCTGCGCCAAGTTGAGTTTTTTCTCCGGCGGTGGAGACGGGTGTGGCGCGTCGCCGGAACTCCGCTGCCGGACGAAGTCGAACGGTTGTAGCGACGCGCCGACGCCGACGATGAGCACGCGCACATCAACCGCCGCCGCCGTTGCCACCACGGCTAGGAGGCGCAGCAGCCCTGCGCTGTTTCACCGGAAGGCCTCCTCTGCTCCTTCCTCGCTGAGATCCGCTTCAGAATTTGGCCTCTTGCAGCACCTCTCCAAG AGTCGGTGCCGGATATGTTGGCAGAGCCTGAGGGCGAGCCAGGATGTGCCGGTGTTCACGGCGGAGTGTTCCCACGCGTTCCACTTCCCTTGCATCATCGCCCACGTCAGGACCCATGGCAGCGTCGCCTGCCCCATCTGCTCAGCCGCCTGGCGCCAGGCGCCCTTTCTCTCCGCCGTGCAACGCCAGGAGGAAGACACCGAACAGGTGATCGACGGCGAGGCTGATAACCGGAACCCCAATCGAAGAACTTCCGGCAGAAGCAGCCGTAGCACCGCCGGTGGCCGTGAACCTATCAAGATTTATGATGATGATGAGTCGTTGCTTCTTGCGCTGCCCAAGCCCAACCAAGGAGGCGTGCGGTTCAATCCTATACCGGAAGTGGCCAACGAGGACGAGGAGTGCAGCGGCGAAAAGGGCTCGGAAAGAGAGGACGAGTTCCATGGGCTTCTTGCCGGAACTCGTCGAGCAACGCCGAGGTCGAGGGCCGGCGGCGTCCATGTGACAGTTATGCCACAGACGGCCCTGCTCTCCAAGGGGCAGAGACACTGGAACTACGTGGTGGCGATCAAGGTGAAAGCTCCGGCGTTGCGGCCGTCGAAGCTCCTCGACCAGACGCGGGGCCGCGCCCCGATCGACCTGGTGATGGTTTTGGATGTGAGCTACGGCATGGCGGGTGAGAAGCTCCAGATGCAGAAGCGCGCAATGCGGCTGGTGGTGTCGTCACTGGGTTCCGCCGACCGCCTCTCCATCGTCGCTTTCTCGGCCTCAGCGGGCCCCAAGCGGCTCCTCCCTCTCCGACGGATGTCGAGGCGGGGCCAGCGCGCCGCCCGACACATCGCCGAGAGGCTCGTCGCGGTGGATCCGTCTGGAGAGTCGGCGAGCATCGGCGACGCCCTCAGGAAGGCTACCAAGGTTCTGGAAGACCGCAGGGAGCGCAACCCAGTGGCCACCATCATGCTCCTCTCCGACGCCGGCCGAAACCTAGAGGAGCCCAAAGACAAGCTCACCCACTCGCCCCGTGGCCCCGTCGCCGCCAACACTCGCTTTGCGCATCTGGAAATCCCCGCCGGATTCCCGAAGAAGCAGAGCGAGGTGCCATCAGAGGACGCTTTCATCAAGTGCGTGGGCGGCCTCGTGTCCGTCGTGATGCAGGACGTCTGCGTCCACCTCGAATTCCCGTCAGGCGAGATACGCGCCGTGTATCCTTCCGGCGGAGGCGACAGCGACGTGACTATTGGAACAGGGAGCTCTGTTCTTCGGCTGGGGGATCTCTATGCCGAGGAGGAGAGGGAGCTTCTGGTCGAGCTACGAATGGCGGTGACTGGAGAGCAACAGATCGAGCGGCATTGTTTGTCTGCCAAGTGCAAGTATCGGGATCCGGCAACCCACAATCTCTCGTTCGACGAGGAGCAGCTAGTTCCCCTGCCGCCTCTCCGCCCCGATCTCCGCGACGCCGCTTCGTTGTGGCTACGCAACGCTTTCGTCACGACGCGGGCGATGGTGGATTCGAAACGCCAAGTCGAGGACTCGGAATTCACCACCGCTCACCGCCTGCTCTCCTCCGCCCGCGCCTTGGTGCTCCAGTCGGCTACTGATGCGCAGGATTCCCACCTGGTCCGACTACTGGACGCCGAGCTCGCTGAGGTGCAGCGGCGGCGGGAGGTCCACGTGGCGCATCCAAAGGAGGAGGCGATTTCTCAGGCCGAGAGGCATCGGCAGCGGAGAGGTCCAGCGGAGGTGCGGGAGGAGTCGCTGACGCCGACGTCCGCCTGGCGCGCCGCCGAGCAGCTGGCGAAGGTGGCCATCATGCGGAAATCTCTGAACCGGGTGAGCGATCTTCACGGGTTTGAGAACGCACGGTTTTAG